One window of the Dreissena polymorpha isolate Duluth1 chromosome 5, UMN_Dpol_1.0, whole genome shotgun sequence genome contains the following:
- the LOC127831276 gene encoding LOW QUALITY PROTEIN: solute carrier family 22 member 7-like (The sequence of the model RefSeq protein was modified relative to this genomic sequence to represent the inferred CDS: inserted 2 bases in 1 codon; substituted 1 base at 1 genomic stop codon), whose amino-acid sequence MRWNLVCDKAWVPSAIASIQMAGMLVGNIVCAQLADLVGRKQPFFFSLLGISLLNLVAAFSTSWLMFAILRFLLGVSVGFFVTTQYSIMSEFTQARWRTVVVAIPSWPLEKALFALVIWLAQDWKYVQIVTACVAAPFVVAAWFLPESFRWYVGHDRXDAEKVIKRVARINGKPXPDVTKFIAQMLPEDTQDRKYSFLDLFRSRELLKYTLLFSIAWFNLGLSTYAMNFGLPSLSGSLYLNIFITSIIGSPLQVLVMWLQNRFGRKKSAYLFHVICAVGAVVGAVLQRLEQTSNIKSATSICFLIAIIAIDAAWSPVQTVTIETFPTVVRNIGYGLQNMLSRIGAILGPQLVFLDIKVPGLMYGLCAATTFLSIASLVPIPETRGVDLKDKIASSRERAAEVSEIEDRGPLKEQTDGVLNGVI is encoded by the exons GCTAGTGGGGAACATCGTGTGTGCCCAATTGGCGGACCTTGTAGGCCGGAAGCAGCCGTTCTTCTTCTCGCTCCTGGGCATCTCATTGCTGAACCTGGTAGCCGCATTCTCGACTTCCTGGTTGATGTTCGCCATCTTACGGTTCCTGCTAGGAGTATCCGTCGGATTCTTCGTCACCACTCAG TACAGCATCATGTCCGAGTTCACTCAAGCACGCTGGCGGACGGTGGTCGTGGCCATTCCGTCGTGGCCTCTAGAGAAGGCTCTGTTCGCGCTGGTCATCTGGCTCGCGCAGGACTGGAAGTATGTTCAGATTGTGACCGCGTGCGTCGCCGCCCCATTTGTGGTCGCCGCTTG GTTTTTGCCTGAAAGTTTCCGCTGGTACGTCGGTCACGACCG GGACGCCGAGAAGGTCATCAAAAGAGTCGCGCGCATCAACGGGAAACCGTAACCGGATGTTACGAAGTTTATAGCACAAATGCTCCCAGAAGATACGCAGGATCGCAAATACAGCTTCTTGGACTTATTTCGAAGCAGAGAACTTCTGAAATACACGTTACTTTTTTCTATCGCCTG GTTCAATCTGGGTCTGAGCACATACGCGATGAATTTCGGACTACCCTCGCTATCCGGGAGCCTGTACCTCAACATATTCATTACCTCTATTATTGGAAGTCCCCTACAAGTGCTCGTGATGTGGTTACAGAACAG ATTTGGTCGCAAGAAGAGCGCGTACCTGTTTCACGTCATTTGCGCTGTGGGCGCTGTCGTGGGGGCGGTGTTACAGCGATTGGAAC AAACGTCAAACATAAAGTCTGCAACCAGCATCTGCTTCCTGATAGCGATAATCGCTATTGATGCAGCCTGGTCGCCCGTGCAGACAGTAACCATAGAGACATTTCCGACTGTCGTCAG GAACATCGGTTACGGTCTGCAGAACATGCTGTCCAGAATCGGAGCAATACTAGGACCTCAACTGGTCTTCCTG GACATCAAGGTTCCCGGATTGATGTACGGGCTCTGTGCCGCCACCACGTTTCTCTCGATCGCCTCCCTCGTCCCCATACCGGAAACACGTGGTGTGGACCTTAAAGACAAGATAGCGTCGTCACGCGAACGCGCCGCTGAGGTTTCTGAGATCGAGGATCGCGGTCCGTTAAAGGAACAGACGGACGGCGTCTTGAATGGAGTTATATGA
- the LOC127832187 gene encoding uncharacterized protein LOC127832187, producing the protein MPVYHKSSHPVAAVTCSVCREDAANPKQLACDHSFCQQCLRHQVAKLSDLLDRQERVTIVCPYCRDYILSTASFLGKYSNAVGRRSIRRSKTSLGHVSVSEYGANYSADRKAERCQPCAEGSIYELAVFWCMNCSEYMCAVCAKYHQAMRMSKDHVVKTTRDKERYAGIKSKVMSTRPVSAREPKPTHAQVSKCKEGSHIYCEPCSLGKKTKDANYFCDNCKEQMCEECGRCHRNMKMAKAHKMLPISDVVSKAETTYSLAVKCDRHYGETLSLYCKRCKTSCCAVCAITVHGGCGKAREKSGDPPKELVEKKKATDDTTKEQTRSFNALEKAAHDLSNGKTVSFSIKPNAAAQSAKSYPKKKMELRKRRLQLDSNNAKDWVISITLLTSGDMILIQLYAPLLKMIAPDGTLISTCRFYGEPWSVAVYNDSLAVVSFSDRKQLQLIHISRAGLESGKKFSTRHKCLAVCFAKNMIAATCWEGCVHVMDVTGNELASADTNHRGDRLFTNPEYIASDKNGHVLYVSDFKRNAVTALTLLPSKINNRPAFVFSHKELQGPKGVSVDRDGFIYVSGMTSRNIFRLASSGDLVQIFRRREDTEFYEALVVSPSADKLFVTAYEDNAVLEFKLKDA; encoded by the coding sequence ATGCCAGTTTACCACAAGTCGTCACATCCGGTCGCGGCGGTTACATGTTCCGTCTGCAGAGAGGACGCCGCAAACCCCAAACAGCTTGCATGCGACCACTCCTTCTGCCAGCAGTGTCTACGTCATCAGGTGGCCAAACTCTCCGATCTGTTGGATCGCCAGGAGCGCGTGACCATCGTCTGCCCGTACTGCCGGGACTACATTCTCTCCACCGCCAGCTTTCTAGGCAAATATTCGAACGCCGTAGGAAGACGGAGTATTCGCCGTTCAAAGACGTCTCTCGGACACGTTTCTGTTTCTGAATACGGTGCGAATTATTCTGCAGACAGAAAGGCGGAGAGATGTCAACCGTGCGCGGAAGGATCAATTTACGAGTTGGCCGTGTTTTGGTGCATGAATTGCTCCGAGTACATGTGTGCCGTCTGTGCGAAGTACCACCAGGCCATGAGAATGTCAAAGGACCACGTGGTTAAGACGACCCGCGATAAAGAAAGGTACGCCGGGATCAAATCCAAGGTCATGTCCACAAGACCGGTTTCTGCCCGGGAACCAAAGCCCACGCATGCGCAGGTTTCGAAATGTAAAGAGGGCAGCCATATTTATTGCGAGCCATGCAGTCTAGGGAAGAAAACAAAGGATGCCAACTACTTCTGCGACAACTGCAAGGAACAAATGTGCGAGGAATGTGGCAGGTGTCATCGTAACATGAAAATGGCCAAGGCGCACAAGATGCTACCGATTTCCGATGTCGTTTCGAAGGCTGAAACAACTTACAGCCTCGCGGTAAAGTGTGACCGTCATTACGGTGAGACTTTGAGTCTTTATTGCAAACGCTGTAAAACTTCATGCTGCGCCGTCTGTGCGATAACCGTACACGGAGGTTGTGGAAAAGCGAGAGAGAAAAGCGGAGATCCGCCGAAAGAATTGGTCGAAAAGAAAAAGGCTACAGACGACACTACCAAGGAACAGACGCGCAGTTTCAACGCATTGGAAAAGGCTGCACATGACCTGAGCAATGGAAAGACGGTTTCATTCAGCATCAAACCGAATGCCGCGGCACAAAGTGCGAAATCATACCCGAAGAAGAAAATGGAACTGCGAAAACGTCGTCTCCAGTTGGACTCGAATAACGCCAAGGATTGGGTCATCTCGATCACGTTGTTAACAAGCGGCGACATGATACTGATTCAGCTGTACGCTCCGCTGCTGAAAATGATAGCTCCGGATGGTACGCTAATATCGACATGTCGTTTCTACGGCGAACCCTGGTCTGTTGCCGTCTATAACGATTCCCTCGCTGTGGTCAGTTTTTCTGACCGGAAGCAGTTGCAGCTTATTCATATCAGCCGCGCTGGTCTCGAGAGCGGAAAAAAGTTCAGCACACGCCATAAATGTCTCGCCGTCTGCTTCGCAAAAAACATGATTGCGGCTACGTGCTGGGAAGGGTGTGTGCACGTGATGGACGTCACAGGAAATGAGCTGGCGTCCGCGGACACAAACCACCGCGGTGACCGGTTATTCACCAACCCCGAATATATCGCCTCCGACAAAAACGGCCATGTCCTTTACGTGTCGGACTTTAAGAGAAACGCAGTTACGGCGCTGACACTGCTGCCGTCAAAGATCAATAACAGACCGGCGTTTGTCTTCAGTCACAAAGAGCTTCAGGGGCCAAAGGGAGTTTCAGTCGATAGGGACGGCTTCATCTATGTTTCCGGTATGACGAGCAGAAACATCTTCCGGTTGGCGTCTTCTGGTGATCTCGTTCAGATCTTCCGTCGGAGAGAGGACACTGAGTTTTACGAAGCTTTGGTTGTGTCCCCTTCGGCTGACAAACTGTTTGTGACAGCTTATGAAGACAATGCGGTTTTAGAGTTCAAACTGAAAGATGCATAA